CAGGGGGACGAAAGGAGATTCTGCGACCACGTCGAGTACGGAACGGATGTAGTCTTTCATCAAAATATCACCTCGAGCCCCACAAAAATTATTGCCGATGTAAGGGCAGCTATGGGGACTGTTGCTATCCAGGAAGAAATAATCCTCCATATCACGCCAAGGTCAACGGCTGCAAGCCCTCCTGCAAGTCCCACGCCAATTACCGAACCTACAAGAGTGTGAGTGGTCGAAATAGGGAGAGAACTGTAACTGTGAAGCAGAACAACCGATGCAGTTGCAAACTGTGCGGAAAAGCCGCGTGTTGGGGTGAGTTCCGTGATTTTTGACCCTATGGTCTCAACCACTTTATAGCCCCAGGTTGCCATGCCTATTACCATGCCGAGGCCGCCCATTACAAGTACCCATATTGGGGCTCCGGTTCCTGTTACTCCCAGTACGTTAAGTGCGGCAGAGAGAGGACCTACAGCGTTTGCTACATCGTTTGACCCGTGCGCAAATGCGATATAACAGCCAGTTATGATCTGTAAGAATAAGAATTTTTTCTCAACTGCAGGCATATCCGAAGCCCTGTGGAGGTAAAGGCTCCTTATTATAGAGAATATCAGAAACGCAAGAATCGCACCAAGAGCCGGAGATATAAACCAGCTGGCAATGATTTTCAGAAGGACAGTCCAGTGAATATCAGAAAAAGAGATAATTCCGTTATAGGCTGCAATCAGCCCGAAACCGAGCACAGAACCGACAATGGAATGGCTGGTTGAGACGGGGAGGTTATAAAAAGTTGCTAGAGTTACCCAGAAACTTGCGGCAAGAATCGAGGCCAGCATCCCCAGAACCACGATATCCGGATGAATGCTGCTGATCATATCAATAGGAACAATCCCCTTTGCAATTGTTGAGGTAACCCGGTTTCCGAAGACCACGGCACCCAGGAACTCAAACACAGCGGCAATAATAATGACCTGCTTTATTGTCAGGGCACCCGTTCCGACTGAAGTCCCCATAGCATTTGCGAGGTCGTTTGCCCCTATGTTCCAGGCCATGTATAAGCCTGCAAGTATAATTGCTATGACAAGTAAATCCATTTTTTTTCCTTACTCCAGAGATTTTAACTCCAAAAATGCTATAACTGCCATGGTAATTTGGACATCATCCACTTGTGCTTGATTTATGGAGTCTGAATGTGTTTTTCTTAAGTCAATAAATCTTATGGTATTCCAGACCATTTCATTATATTTTATATTTTCCATATATTTCAGGCGGCTCTATATAATCTATAGATCTATATATGCCTATTTTTAATATATTCTTATTTCTTCTTCCGGATGCGGAGATCCTTACAGAATTCCTTTGTTCCCTGTTCGCCCAATTTACAAAGTTATCGCCAGGTCACGATTTATAAAAATCGATTTTTCAAAAAGAAGTATAATCAGGTCTTATTTTTATAAGAAATGCGAGAAGTGTAATATTTAGTCGGGCTTTATCTGTAGCTGTCCTTTACCTGCTTCTGGTTGATGTTTTTCCAGCAGTTTTCATGCTAAACAGGGATGTGTATTTTGCAGGACGTGTATTTTGCAGGACGTGTATTTTGCAGGGTGTATTTTGCAGATAGAATATTTCCCGGTTTCAAGAAAACACAAGTTTTTTATCTTAATGAGTTTATTCCCAAATTTCTGATAAAACCATCCATGGCTTAAGAAAAAAATGTACTGTATATTAAAATGAATTGAACCTGAAAGCATCAGACCTGATAAGAATCGGACCGGATAAGAACTGGACCTGAATTCCGTGTTTCTAGTGTCGCGTCAGCAGTAAAATGTCATATATAGTCGGTTATAGCTACTCAAATTCTTTAATCTTTGAGGATTGACGCGACACTAGTGTCGTGTCACCGATGGAAAGTCTTAAGCGTTATATTGAATGATCTTCATAAGTATCATTCATGATTAAATATACTGTGACACTTACCGAAGATGAACGTAGATCTCTTTGTGAACTTGCTTCAAAGGGAAAACATAACTCTCAACAAATTCTCAATGCTCTGATTTTGCTTAATTGCGATAAAAGTGAATTGAATGTTAGCCATTCAACCAATGAAGAAATCTCACGTGTCCTGAATATTAGTATGAAAAAAATTGACCGTGTTAAGAAGAGATTTGTTGAAGAAGGTCTTGAAGTTGCCCTTAACGGGAAAGAAAGCGAGCGCATTTATAATAAAAAAGTTGATGGTGATCTTGAAGCCCATTTAGTCGCCCTTAGTTGCAGTCAACCCCCTGAAGGTTTTGCAAGATGGTCGTTAAGATTATTAGCCGATAAGGCTGTAGAACTTGGTTATTTCGAGGAAATTTCTCACGAAACAGTACGCCGTACTTTAAAAAAACGAAATCAAACCCTGGCAAAGGAAACAATGGGTAATTCCTCCAGAACAAAACAGTAGCTTTGTTGCGAATATGGAAATGGTTCTGGACGTTTATAAACGTCCATTTGATCCACGAAATCCTGTTGTGTGTATGGACGAATCCCCAAAACAATTGATTGCAGAAACCCGGATCCCTATCCCCTGCTCAACAGGGAAGCCAGAAAAGTACGATTATGAATACAAGCGAAATGGAATGTGCAATATATTCCTTGCCTGTGAACCGTTGACAGGGAAAAGAATGGTAAAGATCACTGAAAGAAAAACAAAGAGAGATTGGGCTTATTTTCTCGAAGAAATAGAAGTTCAACATGAAAATGCAGATAAAATTACGTTAGTAATGGACAATCTAAACACGCACATACCTGGATCTCTCTACGAAACATTTCCACCACCAAAAGCAAAGGCGCTATGGGACAGATTTGAGTTCGTCTACACGCCAAAACATGGAAGCTGGTTGAACATGGCAGAGATTGAACTGAATGTACTTACAGGTCAATGTTTAAAAAGGAGAATGGATAACATCGAGTTTGTCAGAAAAGAAGTTTTGGCATGGCAAAATTACAGAAACAACAAAAATTCAAAGGTTAAATGGCAATTTACAACAGATGATGCAAGGATAAAATTGTCACGTCTTTATCCGACTATTGAGGATTGACGCGACACTAGCTTCATTCTTCACTCTTTTCCTGTCAGGTGCCCGGTTCTGATAGATCAAAATCGTGTTCCTTCATCTCTTTTTCCCTGATCCTTTCCCTCAGCAGGTCAAGCACCTCTTCGTCCGAGACGTCATACCAGTTCTCGTAAACCTGAGCAACAGCCCTGAAACTGGCAGGAGTCTCGAGCACGACGATCTCATCGGCTTCTTTTGCTATTACATCTGCTATCTCTTTTCCAGCTACTGGTACGGCAACCACAATTTTTTTGCCTTTTTATTCCTGCAGAGTTCTATGGCTGCCCTCATGGTGGAGCCCATAGCAATTCCGTCATCAACCAGGATGACTGTCCTTCCTGCAATATCAGGTAGAGGCTTTCCCCCTCTCAGGGCATTTATGCGTCTTTCTATTTCCGCGATCTGTTCTTTTTTGATCCGTTCAACAGTTTCTCCGGCGAGCCAGTAACCTGCATTTTCAATAATAACCGTGCTGCCGTTCTCGGCAACCGCTCCGAATCCGGCTTCAGGATTGTCAGGAAAAGGCAGTTTCCTTGCAATTACAAGGCAAAAGTCAGTTCCCAGCCTTTTCGAAACCTGAAGTCCCACTTCAACTCCTCCGCGCGGAATGGCAAGAACTACAGGGTGTTCTTCCCTGTATTTTTCAAGAGCTTGAGCCAGCTTCTCCCCTGCATCTTTACGGTTTTTGAACATGATTTCACCCTGATTTTAAAGAATCTTTATTTTTTTAAACATAAAAAACAGAATCCGGTAAAGCAAAATATTAAACAAATATGAATTAAGCTGAGATAATTAATGTAATAATTAAACAACTCTCACAGGAGACCTTAAACAACTCTCACAGGAGACCTGTAAACCTCAACCGTAGAGCCTGAAGGGAGGGGGTTTTTTGGCAAACAGAGTTCAAGAACCTTCCTTGAAACATCTTCGGGTTTCAGGGCAGGCTTATCCGAATGCAGAGAGCGGTACATGTCAGTATCAACGCTTGAAGGGCAGACTGCATATACCCTGACTCCTCCTCCTATTTCATAAGCAATAGACTCAGTAAAACCGATTACTGCAAATTTTGAAGCACTGTATATGGAGAGTTTTGGTATTCCATGTTTTCCTGCGCCTGAAGATATATTTATTATCCTGCCTTCTCCTCTTTTAAGCAAATATGGAAGGGCATATTTCGTACAGAAGAACATGCCTTTTAAATTAGTATCCATAATATTATCATATTCTTCTGTTGATGTTTCCACCA
This window of the Methanosarcina mazei S-6 genome carries:
- a CDS encoding inorganic phosphate transporter gives rise to the protein MDLLVIAIILAGLYMAWNIGANDLANAMGTSVGTGALTIKQVIIIAAVFEFLGAVVFGNRVTSTIAKGIVPIDMISSIHPDIVVLGMLASILAASFWVTLATFYNLPVSTSHSIVGSVLGFGLIAAYNGIISFSDIHWTVLLKIIASWFISPALGAILAFLIFSIIRSLYLHRASDMPAVEKKFLFLQIITGCYIAFAHGSNDVANAVGPLSAALNVLGVTGTGAPIWVLVMGGLGMVIGMATWGYKVVETIGSKITELTPTRGFSAQFATASVVLLHSYSSLPISTTHTLVGSVIGVGLAGGLAAVDLGVIWRIISSWIATVPIAALTSAIIFVGLEVIF
- a CDS encoding IS630-like element ISMma9 family transposase (programmed frameshift) gives rise to the protein MIKYTVTLTEDERRSLCELASKGKHNSQQILNALILLNCDKSELNVSHSTNEEISRVLNISMKKIDRVKKRFVEEGLEVALNGKESERIYNKKVDGDLEAHLVALSCSQPPEGFARWSLRLLADKAVELGYFEEISHETVRRTLKKNEIKPWQRKQWVIPPEQNSSFVANMEMVLDVYKRPFDPRNPVVCMDESPKQLIAETRIPIPCSTGKPEKYDYEYKRNGMCNIFLACEPLTGKRMVKITERKTKRDWAYFLEEIEVQHENADKITLVMDNLNTHIPGSLYETFPPPKAKALWDRFEFVYTPKHGSWLNMAEIELNVLTGQCLKRRMDNIEFVRKEVLAWQNYRNNKNSKVKWQFTTDDARIKLSRLYPTIED
- a CDS encoding phosphoribosyltransferase — its product is MFKNRKDAGEKLAQALEKYREEHPVVLAIPRGGVEVGLQVSKRLGTDFCLVIARKLPFPDNPEAGFGAVAENGSTVIIENAGYWLAGETVERIKKEQIAEIERRINALRGGKPLPDIAGRTVILVDDGIAMGSTMRAAIELCRNKKAKKLWLPYQ
- a CDS encoding SDR family NAD(P)-dependent oxidoreductase, whose translation is MKLMGQTAVVTGGGKGIGRAICLALAREGADIVIAARTEKDIRETARMVEKEGRKALPVSTDIRVEEDVENMISEAVDAFGRIDILVNNAGVAYRKYMVETSTEEYDNIMDTNLKGMFFCTKYALPYLLKRGEGRIINISSGAGKHGIPKLSIYSASKFAVIGFTESIAYEIGGGVRVYAVCPSSVDTDMYRSLHSDKPALKPEDVSRKVLELCLPKNPLPSGSTVEVYRSPVRVV